ATCTGGTATCCTCTTTAAAGGCGGAGAACACCTTGAAACCACACATCACATCGATACTGTGATCTTAGATAAGACAGGAACGGTTACTAAAGGTACTCCCCAATTAACTGATGTTATTTTACATGAAAATATTAAGGAAGCAGAGTTTTTGTCTCTTATAGGTTCTGCTGAAAATCAATCTGAACATCCATTAGCTCAAGCAATTGTTCAAGGTATAAAAGAAAAGAATATCCCTCTAAAAGAGGTTCAAGAATTTGAAGCTATTCCTGGTTATGGTGTGAGTGCTATCGTAGACAATAAAAGGATACTAATTGGAACCAGGAGGCTTATGGCAAGAGAAAATATTGATATTACTAATGCAATATCTCAAATGGAAAACCTCGAAAATAACGGAAAAACCGCAATGCTAGTTTCAATTGATGGAAATTACATTGGTATCGTAGCCGTAGCAGATACCATCAAAGAAACATCAAAAGAAGCCATTCGCCGATTAAAAAATCTAAATATAAACGTTGTCATGATAACTGGTGATAATAAAAGGACTGCGGAGGCTATTGGTAAAGAAGTTGGCATTGATCATGTAATTGCTGAGGTTCTTCCAGAGGGAAAAGCAGATGAAGTTAAGAAACTTCAGAGTAAAGGAAGAAAAGTGGCAATGGTCGGTGATGGGATCAATGATGCTCCAGCTTTGGCCGTGGCTGACATAGGAATGGCTTTAGGTACAGGAACAGATGTGGCAATGGAAGCTGCTGATATTACATTAATAAGTGGGGATTTAAATAATATCGCAGATGCTATTATCATGAGCAAAAAAACCATTCGAAATATCAAGCAAAATCTATTTTGGGCCTTTGCCTACAACGTAATAGGTATTCCAATTGCTGCAATCGGACTACTTGCACCTTGGCTGGCAGGTGCTGCAATGGCGTTCAGTTCCGTATCCGTTGTATTAAATGCCTTGCGTCTTCAAAGAGTAAAGCTCTAATTTTAAAATGAGACTAAAGAACAGGGGAGAAATTTAAATGGGGAATGATGTTAAAAAAATTAAGATAGCCTTAAATGGGGGAATTGGCTTTGGGGCAAAGCTGAACTCTAAACAGCTTGTGACAATCTCTAAATATATGGATGAAGATGAGGAACTTGAATTAACGACGTTTCAGCAACTTTATTTAGAAATACCAGAAGAGCAACAAGAAGAAATAATTGAGGAATTCAAAAGGGTTGGATTAGAATCTTTTCCAGTAGGAAACTTCGTAAAGAGCTTAAGGACCTGTAATTTTTGCAAAGGAGAAGAAGAGGAAGGAATGCCAGTTGCAAAGGAGTTAAATCGCCGAATTGCAGGTAAACCTGTCCCATTTACCCTTAAGGTCGCATATACAGGATGTCCCATTGGTTGTGGAGAACCGATGTTAAGTGACATCGGTGTTATGAAAATTAGAGATCATTATAATTTATATGTAGGAGGGCAAGCAAAAGGGAAAGATGCAGAAGTTGGATCCTTGTTAATGGAGTATCCAACACCAGAAGAATTGTACGATGCAGTAGAAAAAATAATTGGGTTATATTCACAAATGGGAAAAAAACGGGAGACATTCTATAAATTTTTGAAACGGATAGACAGAAGTCTTTTAATAAATTAGCATGATTTCCTTATGGATGATGAAAGCAGGGGTTCTAAGAATAAAGGGTTCCGTTTTCGGGTGCTTTCTTGATAATTGGCACACGTCATTTTCTTTATTTACTAAAAAGGGAAGGTGGTTAATAATCATAAAGAATTTTATTTCCCTTAATAACAGAGTATAGGATAGATATTAATGAATTTTTCTGAAATAACCTTACTGAAATGAGAGATTTATATAAGAATATTCTTGAGTTTCAAATTTTTAGAGAGAATTTGGTCCGATTGATAAAGATATGATGATTCAAATAATAAAAAATGTTAAATAAGTTTCTGAGGTAAACATATAAAGTACTGCCTTTTCATTAAAGCACTTTCTAAGCAACTTTACTTGTTAGAAAGTGCTTTTTATATTAATTATTAATCATACAATCTGCACTTGTTCCTTTTTTCATTTTAGCTGCACAATCTTTATGCATTTCTTTTAATTCTTTATCACTTAGTTCAGGGTGCTTTTCTTGCATCATAGGCAGCATTTCTTTAAAATCACCCACTTTACAAGCAATCTGGTCACTTGCAGCCATAACTCCAGTTCCTAATCCAAGTAATAGGATTAAGGTAAAAGCACTTGTTACTAATTTTTTCATTTCGATTTCCTCCTATTATCAACTTTTTACCGCAATCTAATTGTATAATTGTTACTTATTTACAGGATGGGGTAATTGTGACAATATATTAAACTTTATTATCTTGATAATTATGGTGAAGATAATTACTGATTCAAATTATTTTCATTTGGAGGGAAATTTAAAAATTCAGTTCCTTATATGTTACTTTTCCCACAAATGGGGTGCTTTTGGTTTAACAAGGATAAAGAAAAGAAGAAAACTCGCAAATATTGGGCGAGTTTTACGTTTTTATATACCAATTGATTTGTCAAAAGGTTTGTCATTTCAGCTTTAAATTTTAGAAAAGCACCTCAAAACGTAACACTTTGTTCTAAGAATGCCGTTAAAGTGGTTTATTCAGGTGGTGTAAGTCTTGGATTCCAAAAACAGAATAATCATGGGAATGATTATAGTGAAACAATTCCAAATGAAGCGGCTTTGATTACCAAAGTAATTCTCGAAGATAAAGATGGTACACTTTATTCTGTAGAACCAAATATGAATTGATTAAGATTTGCAAAAGGGGTAATTAGTTATAATGAATACAGAAAATTACAAAGAAGAAATGATTTTAACATGATTGTTTCTATCTTTGTGATAATGGGGTTTTTTATTGTTTCGATATTCATTTTAAGTAACTAATTTAGCTTATGATGTAAATTTAGAGATAAAAGATTCATTTGACAAGGAAAGCCCTGTCTTTTATTTCTAATGAATATTTCATAAGAAATACTCTTCATTCAATCGAAAAAATATGAGGTGACCAGCTTTTTATTGAGGTTGTCCAACGATTCAGTAAATGTATTAAAGAGGAAGACCTTTGTGTATAAACAATGTATTAGTATAACGTTATTTGTCCAAAATAAAGCCGTATTTCTACAATAAATACGGCTGTTTTCAAAATAGATAGTTTGTATTAATACATAAAAACAAAGTGGTCGTCTATGAATGCGACCCATTGCTCTCCTTGTGTTGCTTTCGCCACCCGTAACGGGTTATGCCACGGGGCTTGTAAACCGATAGTGTTGTGACTACGAGCAGCACCAATATTCCACCAATAGAATGGATAACAAGTGAAAGTCTTGCATTCCGTAGTTCACCGCTTGATAAAGTGGTCTCAGCTGCTACACCTGCGATGTAGCTAATAGGCTCCAGTTGCAGTAGTAAGACAAGGGTCGCAATGATGGTTAGCAGGAATTTCACCAGGACCCAATAGTGGCGGAATAAGCCCCACTGGGTTCCCAGTGACTGGATAAGTCCGCTCAGTAGTGAGGCGAGGCTTAATGGGACGATGACGAAATAGGCGGTCAATTCCATTGAAAGATAGGCAGCCCGCACCATTTGCTCATCCTGGCTAGTAAGACCAGCGATTGCAAGTGCAAGGAAACCAACTACTGCACCAAACCAGCCTACTGAGGATGTGATATGCACGATTAGAGCAAATTTGCGAAGACGAGGTGCCATAATCATAGGTCTTGTATCCTTTGTTCTACAGGCTGAATAAATTTCCCAAATTCATTGGACGAAAAGTGACGACCAGGACCATGGTTTCCACCAATGCCAGTGAGTTTAAGGATGACAAACAGTAGGATTAGAACGATTAAAATAATACCAAAGACTTTCACCCAGCGAGGTGCTGGGAGGTGTTTCACGATCAGCCATAAAATATTCTCCTTAATTGTGAACTCTGTTTGTTTCCATTATCTCATAATTTTATGTAACGGTGTTAAAGAGGCATCCCTTGTTAAAGGAATGCCCAAGATACTCTTTTTTGTATGTTTTATTTAGCTGAAAGTTCACTTTCTGTCACCCATTTATGATTTGTTACCTTTTCTCCACCAGTTGTTGGAGTGAAATCAACCATATAAACTGTAGTTTGCTCAGCTGAATCGATTACCGCAGTTACACTCTCCATGCCTTCCATATGGTAAGCCTCAACGATAACTTCATCACCTTGTTTATACGGTGTGTCACCAGCATCTTTAATCTCTTCATGGATAATCCATTTGTGATTTGTTACTCTTTCTCCACCATTCGTTGGATCATACGAGATTGTATACACTGTAGTATCATACGCTCCAACAATTGTTGCTTCTGCCCCATTCATTCCTTCCATGTGGTCATCATTAATAATTGCTTTACTTCCAACTTTGAAGGTAGGGTTTTCAGCATCTTTTAACCCTTCTGGAACTTCACCTGAACCTGAATGATCCATACCTGCATGTCCACCATGGCCTTCACTACTAGTATCCTGTTCTTGCTCTGTGTTCTCACTTTGATTCGTATTACCTTGCTCGCTCTCCTGATTATCATTGGAGCACGCTGCTAAAAAGATGGCAATAACCAAGGTAATAAAAAATAAGATAGTTCGATTCATTTTCACTATTTTTACCTCCTCAATCTTGATTAACCTCATATTACAACAAAAATGTGCAGAATTTATGCAGTAGGATTAGGCAAATCGTAGTTTCTGTAAAACATAATGTACCCTCTTCGTTAGTAGAAATGGCACATTGTTAATTCATAAAACTGTCATAAATTAAGTCGAGTTCTTCAAAGTTTCTGCACAAATATTTACTACAGTTATCGTAACAACATTAAGGAGTGTGTTTATATGAAAAAATATATTCTCGTAGGACTATTTTTTATTTTTAGCATTTTTTTAGCTGCTTGTGGTAATACCACAGATAATCGATCGAAGGAGACAACAAAAGAACCTACAAAAAATGCTCAAACAACCCAAGATGATTCAAAAAATGAAAAAGAAAATGTCGCATATACAGCTGAACACGGTGGTATTACCAAAGTTGATGCCTCAACCAATAAAACTATTAAATCAATAGACATTGAAGGATCGGTTCATAATGTTCAAATATCACCTGATGGAAAAATACTAGGAGCTACTGTTGTTCCAGAAACAGGAGAACACGGGGGACATGATAGTGGCCATGAAGAAAAAACGAATGGTTTTGCTGTATTTTATGATGTGGGGACAGACGAATTTATTAACAAAGTGGAAGTAGGGTCTCATCCAGCACACATTGTGTTTACAGAGAATATGAAATATGCATTGGTGACAAACAATCAAGATAACAATGTTTCGATTATTGATTTAGCCACTTATAAAGTAATTCAAAACATATCGACTGGAAATGGCCCACATGGTTTTAGAATCGCAGCAGATAGTAAAACTGCCTACATTGCTAATATGGGTGAGGATACCATAAGTATATTAGATTTAGACAGTATGAAAGAAAGTAAAAAAATTGTAGTTGGAAATACTCCTGTTACAACGGGTATTACACCTGATGGGAAAACCCTTGTTGTAACATTAAATGCTGAAAATTCTTTAGCAATTATCAATCTTGAAAATGAAAAGGTAGAGAAGGTTACAGTGGGTGAAGGTCCTGCTCAAGTCTACGTTCAAACAGATGGGAAATTTGCATTCGTTGCAAACCAAGGAACGCCTGAAAATCCATCGGATAGCGTCTCCAAGATTGATCTTGAATCGAGAAAAGTGGTTGCAACCATTAAGGTTGGCAAAGGTGCTCATGGGGTTGTGACCAGTGATGATAACAGATTTGTTTATGTTACCAATATGTACGAAAATACAGTGAGCATAATTAAAAACGAAGATAATAAAGTAATTGCGACAATTGAAGTTGGGACAGAACCAAATGGAATCACTCTGAAGTGACTTTTAAATTAAAGTTATTTACTTATATTCTTCGTGTTTATAATTTGTAATATTAAC
This Neobacillus sp. YX16 DNA region includes the following protein-coding sequences:
- a CDS encoding nitrite reductase; amino-acid sequence: MGNDVKKIKIALNGGIGFGAKLNSKQLVTISKYMDEDEELELTTFQQLYLEIPEEQQEEIIEEFKRVGLESFPVGNFVKSLRTCNFCKGEEEEGMPVAKELNRRIAGKPVPFTLKVAYTGCPIGCGEPMLSDIGVMKIRDHYNLYVGGQAKGKDAEVGSLLMEYPTPEELYDAVEKIIGLYSQMGKKRETFYKFLKRIDRSLLIN
- a CDS encoding YdhK family protein; its protein translation is MNRTILFFITLVIAIFLAACSNDNQESEQGNTNQSENTEQEQDTSSEGHGGHAGMDHSGSGEVPEGLKDAENPTFKVGSKAIINDDHMEGMNGAEATIVGAYDTTVYTISYDPTNGGERVTNHKWIIHEEIKDAGDTPYKQGDEVIVEAYHMEGMESVTAVIDSAEQTTVYMVDFTPTTGGEKVTNHKWVTESELSAK
- a CDS encoding beta-propeller fold lactonase family protein, whose amino-acid sequence is MKKYILVGLFFIFSIFLAACGNTTDNRSKETTKEPTKNAQTTQDDSKNEKENVAYTAEHGGITKVDASTNKTIKSIDIEGSVHNVQISPDGKILGATVVPETGEHGGHDSGHEEKTNGFAVFYDVGTDEFINKVEVGSHPAHIVFTENMKYALVTNNQDNNVSIIDLATYKVIQNISTGNGPHGFRIAADSKTAYIANMGEDTISILDLDSMKESKKIVVGNTPVTTGITPDGKTLVVTLNAENSLAIINLENEKVEKVTVGEGPAQVYVQTDGKFAFVANQGTPENPSDSVSKIDLESRKVVATIKVGKGAHGVVTSDDNRFVYVTNMYENTVSIIKNEDNKVIATIEVGTEPNGITLK